CCGACCACCTCAAGTGCGAGCCGTCGAACATCACGGGCCTGGTGGACCGGATGGAGGCGCGCGGCCTGGTGACGCGCGAGCCGGATCCGGAGGACCGGCGAGTGAAGAGAATCACAGCGACCGAACTCGGCCGCGCGTCCTTCGACGCGGTGTGGGGCGGCCTGACGTTCGCCGCGGAGCCGCTGGCCGGACTGAGCGGCAGCGAGCGGGAGACGCTGCGCGACCTGCTGCGTCGGATCGTGCCGACGGAGGACACGCAAAAGGCGGCGGAGTAGGGACTCCGCCGCCCATCGTTCTTCGATCCGGTCGTTCTTCGATCCGGTCGTTCTTCGATCCGGCTAGCCGGGGTTGCCGCTGGAAGTACTCGGCGGGAGGTCGACGGAGGTCGGCTTGGGATCGCCGGTCACGGCCGAGGTGACGGCGGCGAGCACGACCAGGGCGGTCACGACCGCCTGCACTATCGCGACCCGCGCATGGCGGGCCCGCACGAGCAGGAACGTCACCGCGCCGAAGACGGCCGCCACCGCGAACAGCACGACCAGGTCCTCGCCCCAGGCCTCGCGGCGCAGGTGCAAGGTGGCGTCGCCGAAGCGCTGCACCTCGATGACGAACAGCACGATGAGCGCGATGACCGCGACGGCGAAGTCGGCGAGCAGGACGCGCGCCATGAGCGGCATGCGCTCGGGTTCGGGCTCGTAGGCGGCGGGCGGACGGCGGCGGGCTTCTGCGGGCTTCGCGTTCGAGGGCTGGCGAGCGCCGGCGGGCTGCGCGGCCTCCGAAGGCGACCCGGTACCGGCAGACTGCGCAGCGCTCGAGGACTGCGCGTCCCCGGCCGCCTGCTGCCCCTCGGCCGATTCGCGGCGCGGGCGCGGCACTTCCGGCGTCACGGCCGTCGCTTGCGCGGCCTCGCCAGCCGAGCCGGCCTCGCCGGCCGCCCCGCCCGAAGCCGTCGCGCTCGTCCGGACGGCCTCCGCCGCCGCCTCCTCCGGTGCGCCGGGCATCTCAGGGTTCGCCATCATCCGCCGTTCTTCGTGATCGCCTCGTACGGGTGTGGCGCTTATGCTGGCCCACACCGACCCCGGGGCGCCAGCGTCGCTGCTAGTTGGCGTCCGGGGACAGAACGTTTATGAAATGCGCCGCGGTCTTCGCCATCTCCTGGCGCGCCGGTGCCAGGTACTTGCGGGGGTCGACCGCGTTCGCCGGCGCCTGCTCCAGCCAGCCGCGCACGGCGCCGGTGAAGGCGATGTTCAGGGCGGTGCCGATGTTGACCTTCACCACGCCGCCGGCGACGGCGCGCGCCAGTTCCTCGTCCGGCACGCCGGAGGAGCCGTGCAGCACCAGCGGGACGCCGACCGCCTCGCGCAGGCGCGCTATCAGCTCGTGGTCGAGCACGGCGCTGCGGTCGGTCATGGCGTGCGAACTGCCTACCGCGACGGCCAGCGCGTCCACGCCGGTCGCGGCGACGAAAGCGCTTGCCTCGTCGGGGTCGGTGCGGGCGCCGGGGGCGTGCGCGGACAGCGGGGGCTCGCCGTCCTTGCCGCCGACCTTGCCCAGTTCGGCTTCCAGCCACAGGCCGCGGGCGTGGGACCAGTCGGCGGCCTCGCGGGTGGCGGCGAGGTTCTCGGCGTAGTCCAGGTGCGAGCCGTCGAACATGGCCGAGCCGAAGCCGTAGTCGGCGGCCTGCCGCAGCAGTGCGGGGTCCTCGACGTGGTCCAGGTGCAGCGCGACGTCCACGCCGGCACCCTCGGCCACGGCGGCGGAAGCGCGGGCGATCGGGGCGAGGCGGCCGTGGTGGAACTTCACGGCGTTCTCGGATATCTGCAGGATCACCGGGGACTGCACGGCCTCGGCGGCGGCCACGATGGCCTCGGCGTGCTCCAGGGTGATGACGTTGAAGGCGGCCAGGGCGCGGTGCCCGGCGCGGGCGGCGGTGATGAGCTCGCCGGTGGGCTTGAGCGGCATGCGGGCTCCTAGAGGGTGTGCGGGCGGGCAGAGGTTCGGGGAGCGGCGGCCGAGGACGGAATCAGCATGCTGCGATCTCGCTTCGGAACCGGCGGTAGGCCTCGGCGTCGAAGACCCCGGCGCGGTCGGTGAGCACGGTGGCGGCCGAGAGCGCCGCGGCGTCGGCGAGGGTTTCGGGCCAGGGGCTGCCTGCGGCCAGGCCGATGGCCAGGGCGGCGACCGAGGCGTCGCCGGCGCCGGTGGGGTTGCCGCCGTCGATGCGCGGCGGGCGGGCGGTCCAGGTGCCCTCGGCGGTCAGGGCGGTGAGGCCGTCGGGGCCGTTGGAGGAGACCACGGCCCGGGCGCCGCGTTCGAGCAGTTCCGCGGCGGCGGCACGCGGATCGGCCAGGCCGGTGGCGTCGAGCAGCTCGTGCGCGTTCGGCTTGACGATGGCTGGGCGCGCGGCCAGCGCGGCCAGCAGCGGGGCGCCTTCGGTGTCCAGAATTGCAGGAACGCCAAGGCTTTCAGCGACTGTGATGAGCTCGGCATAGACATCCTCGGCCAAGCCCCGCGGCAGCTTGCCCGACAGCACCAACACCGCCGAGGCGTCGAGCACCGCGGTCTCCAGCAGCGAGGCGACTGCCCCGCATATCTCAGCCCACTCGGCGCCGGTGATTTCGGGCCCTGATTCGTTGAAACCGGTGGCCTGCCCCGATTCCTCGACCACGGTGACCGTGCGCCGCGTCGCTCCGGCGATCGGTATCGCGTGATGCGGCACCCCGGCCGCCTCCAGCTCCGCGCGCACCGCGTCGCCGTCGAAGCCGCCGAGCGGCAGGACCGCGACGGTCTCGTGGCCGAGCGCGTGCAGCGTCCGGGACACGTTCACGCCCTTGCCGCCGGCTTGGGCGTGCACCCGCGGCCGGTGCGTGGTTCCGTCTTTGAGCTCCGCGATCGTGTACGTGATGTCCAGGGCCGGGTTGAGCGTGACCGTGACTATCACGGCACCAGGTCCCAGGCCAGCAGTCCGGCGCCCAGGCAGCCGGCCAGGTCGCCCAGTTCGGCGGTGACCAGCTCGGGCAGCACGTGGTAGGTCGCCTTGGCCGCCAGCGCCTGGGCCAGCGGCGTCATCAGCGTCGGGCCGGCCTCGGCCAGGCCGCCGCCGATGACCACGCGGTCCGGGTCGAGCAGGGCGGCGGTGGTGAGCAGCGCGTCGGCCAGGGCGTCGACGGCCTCGTCCCAGACGCGGGCGGCGATCGGGTCGCCGGCGGCCAGGCGGGCCGCGACGTCCAGGGCTCCGGCGTTCGGCGTGCCGGCGGCCTCGGCGTAGCGGGCCGCGACCGCGCCGGCCGCGGAGTACTGCGCCAGGCACCCGCGCAGGCCGCAGCCGCAGGGCAGGCCGCCGGGGCGGACGATGATGTGGCCGAACTCCCCGCCCATGCCGTGCGGGCCCAGGTTCGGCACGCCGTCGATCATGATCGCGCCGCCGATGCTGGTGCCCAGCGGCAGGAACACGAAGCGCGCCGAGCCGCGGCCGGCGCCGATGCGGGCCTCGGCCACTCCCCCGGCGCGCACGTCGTGGCCGATCGCGACCGGCACGGCCAGGCGCGCGCCGAGCAGGTCGCGGAACGGCACGTCGCGCCAGCCGATGGTGGCGGAGAACACGCCGACGCCGGTCTGTTCGTTGATGATCCCGGGCAGCGCGAAGCCGGCGGCCGCGACCGGGGTGCCGGCGGCCGCGGCCTCCTCGAGGAGTTCGGCGGCGAAGTCCGCGATCGTGTCGATGACGGGCTGCGGGCCGCGCTCGATGCGGGTGGCGCGGCGCCAGGTGCGCGTCAGCTCGCCGTCGCGGGTGACCAGGCCGGCTTTGATGCCGGTGCCGCCGACGTCCAGCGCGAGGGCGTGGACGGGAGCGGCAGCGGCCTCAGGCGCGGCGCTCTGCTCGGGATCGGGCATCTCAGACCTCGGACAGGACGACGGAACGGGTCAGGTTGCGCGGGGTGTCGACCTGCAGGCCCTTGCGGCCGCCGAGCGCCACGGCCAGGCGCTGCACCCGGATCAGCTCGGCCAGCGGGTCGCGGCCGTCGGCGGTGCCGTCCAGCCACTGCCCGCCGGTCGCCTCGACCTGCTCGGACAGCCCGCGCGGGGCCTGGCCGAGCAGCCAGGTCACGGTGCCGGGCGAGGCGATGCTGATCGGGCCGTGCCGGTACTCCATCGCCGGGTAGGACTGGGTCCAGGTCAGCGAGGCCTCGGTCATCTTCAGCCCCGCCTCGTTGGCCAGCCCGACGGTCCAGCCGCGGCCCAGGAAGGCGAACTGGGTCTTTTCCAGGATCCCGTCCGGCAGCGGCTCGGTGACGCAGCGCGCGGCGTCGGCGACGATCTTCTCCACGTCGAAGGCGGTGCCGGACTGCGCGGCGACGTGCGCGCGGAACAGGGTCAGCGCGGTGGTCGCGAAGCGGGTCTGCACGACCGACTTCTCGTCGGCGAAGTCCAGCACGATGGTCTCGTCGGCCAGCGCCGGGGCCGGGGTCGCCGGGTCGGCGATGACCGCGACGGTCGGGATGACGCCCTTGAGGCGCTCGAGCAGTTCCAGCACCTCGGTCGTGGTGCCGGAGCGGCTGAGCGCGACCACGCGGTCGTAGGCGCGGCCGAACGGGAACTCCGAGGCGGCGAAGGCGTCGGTGTCCCCGAGGCCGGCCTGCTCGCGCAGGACCGCGTAGGACTGCGCCATGTACAGCGAGGTGCCGCAGCCGACGACCGCCACGCGCTCGCCCTTCTTCGGCAGCGCCTCGGCGGTCGGGCCGACGGCGATCGCGGCGGCCCGGCGCCAGGTGTCCGGCTGGCTCGCTATCTCGGCGTCGACGTACTCGGATCCGGACATGGTGTCTCTCCCCAGGCTGGCTGCGCTCGACAGGGCGCGTGATCCTCATGCTTGTATCTGAACGATAGCCAGACGAGTCGAGCAGAATCAAGCAGGAGAAAATACGGCGTGGTCAGCCGCCGCACTTCGCGCGAGCCCGCATAATTGCCGCGCCCCCGCTCAGTCCGCCAGGTGGATCCGCACGCCGAGCTCGCGCAAGGCGTCCAGCTCGGCCGGGTCGGCGCTGGGGTCGGTGACCAGGTCGGAGACGAGCGCGGCCTCGGCGATCCGAGCGAAGGCGCGCCGGCCCACCTTGGTACCGTCGGCGACCACGATCACGCGCGCGGACTGCAGGATCATGGCACGGTTGGTCTGCGCCTCGACCTCGTGGTGGGTGGTGACGCCGGCCGTGGCGCTGACGCCGCCGACGCCGAGGAAGGAGGCGTCCAGGTTGAAGCCCTCCAGCGCGCGCTCGGCGACCGGGCCGATGAGCTCGTAGGACTCGGTGCGCACGGTGCCGCCGGTGACCACCAGGTCTATCGCCGGGCGCAGCGCCAACTCCGCGGCGATGTTCAGGGCGTTGGTGACGATCTTCAGACCGCCGCGCATCCCCAGGAACCGCGCGACCTCGCTGGTGGTCGTGCCGCCGCACAGCCCCACGGTCGCCGCGCTCTCGTCGATCAGTCCGGCGGCCAGCTCGGCGATCCTGCTCTTCTCCTCCTGCTGGCGCGCGCCGCGGTAGCGCATGGGCAGCTCATACAGGACGCCGGCCGGGACGGCGCCGCCGTGGGTGCGCTTGACCAGGCCCTGCTCTTCCAGGGCTTGCAGGTCGCGGCGGATGGTGGCCTGGGAAGTGCCCAGGCGTTCGGCGGTCTCCACGACGCCCACCGAACCGTGGTCGGCCAGCAGGGCGAGGATGGCTCCGAGGCGGTCTTCCTGTCGCATGGGGACACAGTAGCGCGCAACCCGCTCACCGCAATGCTCGTTCGCGCAGAATCCGAGCATGAATGATCATCATCCGTATCGCCGGTCCCGGACGCCCCTTTTTTCTGTGTTGGATGACTGTTTCGTAACTTCAGGTGACTCCTCCCGATCATGCTCGTTGTCCGGGTCATGGCGTGGATTACTCGACGAATGCCGGATCGGGCCCTGGTCGCGGCCCTGACGGCGCTGGCGGCTGTGGTGTTCGGGTGGGGCTTCCAGCGGGGGCGGACGCACCCCTACTACACGGCGGCCGTCCGCTCGATGGGCGCGGACTGGCACGACTTCGTCTACGGGTCCTTCGACCCGGGCGGTTTCATCACCACCGACAAGCTGCCCGGCGCCTTCTGGGTGCAGGCGCTGTCGGTGCGGATGTTCGGGTTCCATCCCTGGGCGGTGCTGCTGCCGCAGGTGCTGGCGGCCACGGCGTGCGTGCCGCTGCTGTTCGTCACGGTGCGGCGCTGGGCCGGGCGGCACGCGGGCTACGCGGCGGCGATCGCCTACACCCTGACCCCGGTGACCGTGGCGCTGTCGCGCACCAACATCCCCGACGCGCTGATGGTGTTCTTCATGGTTGTCGCCGCGCACGCGCTGTGGCGCTGGGCCGACGGCGGACGGCGCGCGACCTGGTGGCTGGCGGCCTCGGCAATGTGGCTGGGCGTGGCGTTCAACGTGAAGATGGGGCAGGCGCTGCTGGTGGTGCCGGTCTTCGCCGGGACGTGCTTCCTGCTCGGCGCCGGCACGCGCTGGTGGCGGCTGGGGCGCGCGGCGGCCTACGGGGCGCTGGTGGCGGCGGTCTCGCTGGCCTGGATGGTGTTCGTGACGCTGACCCCGGCCTCGCAGCGGCCTTACATCGACGGCTCGGTGCACAACTCGGTGTGGGAGATGGTCTTCCAGTACAACGGGTTCGGCCGCATCGGCGGCCAGGGCGCCGGCACCGACCCGCTGGCCGGCGGCGCGGTGCTGTCCGGGGCCGGCGGGCCGGCCGGGCTCGGGCGGATCTTCGGGGCGGCCTCGGCGGGGCAGATCAGCTGGCTGGTGCCGGCGGCGGTGGCGGGGCTGGCGGCCGGGTTGTGGGCAGCTTGGCGGGCGGCGCGGAAGTCCACGTCGGCGTTCGGCCCCGATCTCACACCGGAGCTAGAAGCAAGCGCGGATTCGCTGACCAGGCAACGATTCAGCTCGGATCGGATCCGCCGCAAGACCACCGCCGGCTACCTCTTCTGGGGCGGCTGGCTCGGCATCTACGGCCTGGCCTTCTGCGCGGCCACCGGCATCCACTCCTACTACACCTCGACCCTGGCTCCCCCGGTCGCCGCCCTGGCCGGCGTCGCCTTCGTCGCCGCTGCCCGCGGCCGGACCTGGCAGCTGCCGGCGCTGGTGGCGACGACCGCCGGCTGGGCTTTTCTGGCCAGCCGCGAAACGCCGCACTACCAGCCGTGGCTGCGCTGGTTCGTACTCGGCGCGGCGGTGGTGGCTATCGCGCTCCTGCCCTGGGCCCGTATCTCGCGCAACCGCGCGCTGGGCGCCGTCTCGGCCGTGGCGGTGGCGACCGCGGCGCTCGCGGCGCCCTCGGTGTGGGCCGCTTCGGTGCTCACACGGCGCGGGGACACGATGGGCAGCGTCGCGGCCTCGGCCGGCCCGCCGCAGGCGATGTTCGGGGGCCGGAAGAACGCCGCCGTCAACGACGAGATCCAGCACGGCCTGCGCGACTTCGGGCGCGGACCGGACCCGCGGGTGATCCGCTTCCTGAAGCGCAATCGCGACGGCCGTCCCTACGCCGCGGCGGTCGACGGCTCGATGACGGCCGCGTCCTACCTCGCGGCGAACGTCCCGGTCCTGCCCATGGGCGGCTTCACCAGCGACGCCCCGGCGCCGACAGTGCAGGGCCTGGCCCGGCTCGTGCACACCGGACAGGTGCGCTACGTGGTGGTGAGCGGGATGCGCATGGGAGGCCGCAGCGTCGCGGCGAAGGACCGCGACGCGTGGGTCACAGGCCACTGCCACAGCATCCCCGGCTTCGCCCCCGGCACCGGAAAGACGGCGAGCGGCGTATTCGATTGTTCGTGATCACACAGCGGGTTAAGATCCCTGCAACACGTTGAAGGAGACGAGTAGCCTCAGATCCGCGCGGGTCCAGAGAGCCGTCGACAGCTGGGAAGACGGCCCCGCGTCCCGAGGCGAAGACCCTCCTGAGTGCGGGGAGGAAATGCCCCGCCGCCCGGCCCCCGTCAACGGGCCGCCACGAGGCCGCGGCCCCCACCGCGGCGAAGGTGCGGTGGTACCGCGATTCCCTTATCGCCCGCACCCCCAAGGGATCACTTCGATGCCCTTGGGAGGGCTCAAAATGGTCCACCGTGTACTAGCCGCCGAGCTGTCGGCGCACGCAGGTGAAACCGTCCAGGTCTCCGGCTGGCTGCACCGCCGCCGCGAGCTCAAGAACGTCACGTTCCTCATCCTGCGCGACCGCAGCGGCCTGACCCAGGCCGTCCTGTCGGGCGCGGTCGCCGAGCAGCTGCGGGACATCCCCGAGGAGACCGTGCTGTCCTTCGTCGGGACCGTGACGGCCAACGAGCAGGCGCCCGGCGGCGTGGAGGTCGTCGCACCGGCCGCCGGCCCGCAGGTCGAGCTGCTGTCCAGCCCGGCCGGGACGCCGCCGCTGGACATCTACCGCCCGACCGTGACCGCCTCGCTGCCGACCATCCTGGACGGCGCGCCGGTGACCCTGCGTCACCCGCACCTGAGTGCCCCGTTCCAGATCACGGCCGCCTCCGTCGCCGGCTTCCGCAGCGCGCTGGACGCCCTGGACTTCACCGAGATCCACACCCCGAAGATCGTCGGCTCGGCCACCGAGTCCGGCGCCAACGTCTTCGCACTGGACTGGTTCGGGCGAAAGGCGTACCTGGCCCAGTCCCCGCAGTTCTTCAAGCAGGCGATGGTCGGCGTCTTCGAGCGCGTCTACGAGACCGGCCCGGTCTTCCGCGCCGAGCCCTCCGACACCGCGCGCCACCTGGCCCAGTACACGAGCCTGGACGCGGAGCTGGGCTTCATCGCCGACCACCGCGACGTGATGGCGGTGGTGCGCCACACACTGGCCGGCATGACCGCCTCGGTCGCCGAGCGCGCGGCGGCGGCCGTGGACCTGCTCGGGGTCAAGCTGCCGACGGTCCCGGAGCAGATCCCGGAGATCCACTTCGCCGACGCGATGGAGATGCTCGGCCAGGACGAGCCGGACCTGTCCCCGGCCGACGAGCGCGCACTGAGCGAATGGGCGCTGCGCGAGCACGGCAGCGAGTTCCTGTTCGTCACCGGCTACCCGATGGCCAAGCGCCCCTTCTACACGCACGCGCAGCCGGACCGGCCGCAGTACTCGAACAGCTTCGACCTGATCTTCCGCGGACTGGAGCTGATCACCGGCGGCCAGCGTCTGCACCGGTACGAGGACTACGTCGCGGCACTGGCGGCCCGGGGGGAGTCCACGGAGGCCTACGAGGGATACCTGGCGAACTTCAAGCACGGGATGCCGCCGCACGGCGGCTTCGCCCTCGGGCTGGAGCGGTGGACGATGCGGCTGACCGAGGCGGACAACCTGCGGCGGACCGCGTTGTTCCCGCGGGACCTGCACCGGCTCACGCCGTGAGCGGGGCCTGATCGGGACGCTCCGGGACCAGCCGGCGCGGGCCTCTCGTCGTCGTCGCATGGCGGCGAGAGGTCCGCGGTCGGTGCGGCCGCCTCCGCCGGTCAGTGTGGGCTTTGAGGGCTTTGAGGGCTTTGCGGCATGAGGAAGAACGTTCCTTCCTTGACGGCGCGTCCGTTTCCCACCACCTTTCCGGCAGAGTCATACCCGATCAGCTGCTGGGGCGGGTCGGCGGCGCTGTAGCCGATCACGTAGAAGTCGCCGCCCTGAATCCGATACACCGGCACGAATTCGGCATGGCCGGCGTACTGGGCGCACATGTGGTCGACATCGGGAGCCATCCACCCCGAAGTCACATACGCCGGGTAGTCATCAATCGACAATCCCTTCGGCATGCCCTGCGCCTCCGGCGACTTGTCCGGTGTGCCGGTTCCCAGACCCAGCCCGCGCTGGATCGCAAAGAACTGGTTGTCGCCGCCGCCCGGGAATCCGAACTCCGAATAGCCCTGAACGCCCGGCGTCCGGAACTGGGCCATGGCGCCCGGATGTTCTCCGTCTATCGCCGCCTGCGGAATCGTGCCCGGCTGCAGCTTCTGTTCCCAGGAGATGTGGGACTGTTTGTCGGGGAAGACGTGGATCTCGACAGTCCAGGGGAACCCCGCGGTCTTCCCCGAAACCGTCTCGAAGACCAGACCGTCCTGCGTCGTCGGGCTTGTGGCCGGCACCGTGCCGGTCACCGAGGCCGAGCAGGTCTTCGGCGCCGGAGCCGCGGCCACGGCCGGCGGCGGCGACGACGAACCGGCCCGCTTGGAGATGAACACCGACTGCGACGCCCCGGCGGAGTGCCCGCCGAAGGCGATCGCCCCCGCCGCGACCCCCAGCACCGCCAGCACCCCCAGCACCCCCAGCACCCCCAGCGACGACCCGGCCGCCGCGGCCCGGTACCGGACCCGGCGGCGGCGCGCGCCGTCGATCACCTGCTGCGCCGAGACGTTGCGCTCGGCCCCGTCCGCGAACAGGTCCCTGATCCGGTCCTCGAAGCCGGGGGAACCGGCATCATGGTTCTCAGACATCTGATTGCATCCTCTCTGTCATATTCTCCCTTTCATCCCCTTTCCAGTTCGACGGGTCGCCGCGCTCGGCGAACTCCGGCAGCGTCCGCAGCCGGGTCAGGGCCCGCGACAGGCAGCTCTTCACCGTGCCCGGCGCGATCCTCAACTCCGCCGCGATCGCCGCCTCGCTGAGGTCCGCGTAGTACCGCAGCACCACCACCTGCCGCTCGCGCCGTGTCAGGGTGCTGAGTGCGGCGCGCACGAGTTCCTGGTGAGCGTGGCGATCCGCAACGTCCCACGGCACCGCCCGCTCCGGCACCGTGTCCGTGCTCCATTCGCGGCCGCGGCGCAGCCGCCACCAGTCGCGGTAGGAGTTGACGATGATGCGGCGCACGTAGGCCAGCGGGTCGTCGGCGCGGATGCGGTGCCAGCGCAGGTAGGCGCGCTCCAGGGCGGTCTGGGTCAGGTCGGCGGCCCGGTGCGGGTCGCCGCAGATCAGTTCCGCCAGGCGCAGCAGGCGCGCGCCCTGCGCCGCGACGAACGCGGTGAAGTCCGCGTCCACGTTTTCCGGGTCCCGCGCGGTGGGTTCCGGTATCGCGGGTTCCGGCCCCGTGCCGAGGGTGTCGTCGTCATCCACATCCACCAGACGACTCGGGAGACCGTTAGGTTCTTCGGGGCGCGGAGGTGGTTACCGGACCTGGCCGTGGAATGTAACATTGCACACTGCGGCCCGCCGGGGACGCCGCCGCGCGCCGCACGTTCCGACCCATCGCACCCCCAGGGAGCCGCAGTGTCCAGCGACCCGAACCTGTCGAAGTTCGCCACCGGCAGCCACGACCTCCCGGTCACCGACGCCCTGGCGGCGTTCATGGCCACGCAGTGGGCGCCCTCGCCGCTGCCGAACCTGGGCCCCACGCCGGCCTCGGCCTGGACCCCGCGCCGACGCGCCGCCGCCTCGGCCCGCTTCCCCGGCGAGCGCCTGATCGTGCCCGCGGGCGTGGAGAAGCTGCGCAGCAACGACACCTACTGGCACTACCGCCCGCACAGCGCCTTCGCCCACCTGACCGGCAGCCAGCTGCTGGAGGGCGTCCTGGTCTTCGAGCCCAACGGCTCGGGCCACGACGCCATCCTGTTCGCCCACGACCGCTCCTCCCGCGACAACGGCGAAGCCTTCCGCGACCGCCGCCTCGGCGAGATGTGGGAAGGCCGCCGCCCCTCCCTCGCAGAAAGCGCGGAGCTGTACGGCCTCGCGACCGAGAACCTGAACCGGCTGCCGGACAAGCTCACCGGCTCCTCGGTCCCGACGCGCGTCCTTCGCGGCTCCGACCCGCGAGTGGACACACTGGTCTCCGCACGCCCGGAGGCCGACGCCGAGTTCACCGCGTACCTGTCGGAACTGCGCCTGGTGAAGGACGCCTGGGAGATCGAGCAGCTCCAGGCCGCCGTCGACGCCACCACCCTCGGCTTCCAGGACGTGGCCCGCATCCTGCCCTCGGTCATCGGCAAGCCGCGCGCCGAACGCTGGGTCGAAGGCGCCTTCAACAACCGAGCCCGCATCGAAGGCAACGA
The Catenulispora sp. GP43 genome window above contains:
- a CDS encoding MarR family winged helix-turn-helix transcriptional regulator, translated to MKYLTTAGPDVEHWTEPAYRGSVSRADLPAALDNRRDPVTAEVLELFWAASQSFYDNYDEAAARHDLTRMQAFVLANLMAGPKPMRFLADHLKCEPSNITGLVDRMEARGLVTREPDPEDRRVKRITATELGRASFDAVWGGLTFAAEPLAGLSGSERETLRDLLRRIVPTEDTQKAAE
- a CDS encoding ketose-bisphosphate aldolase; its protein translation is MPLKPTGELITAARAGHRALAAFNVITLEHAEAIVAAAEAVQSPVILQISENAVKFHHGRLAPIARASAAVAEGAGVDVALHLDHVEDPALLRQAADYGFGSAMFDGSHLDYAENLAATREAADWSHARGLWLEAELGKVGGKDGEPPLSAHAPGARTDPDEASAFVAATGVDALAVAVGSSHAMTDRSAVLDHELIARLREAVGVPLVLHGSSGVPDEELARAVAGGVVKVNIGTALNIAFTGAVRGWLEQAPANAVDPRKYLAPARQEMAKTAAHFINVLSPDAN
- a CDS encoding 1-phosphofructokinase family hexose kinase, which produces MIVTVTLNPALDITYTIAELKDGTTHRPRVHAQAGGKGVNVSRTLHALGHETVAVLPLGGFDGDAVRAELEAAGVPHHAIPIAGATRRTVTVVEESGQATGFNESGPEITGAEWAEICGAVASLLETAVLDASAVLVLSGKLPRGLAEDVYAELITVAESLGVPAILDTEGAPLLAALAARPAIVKPNAHELLDATGLADPRAAAAELLERGARAVVSSNGPDGLTALTAEGTWTARPPRIDGGNPTGAGDASVAALAIGLAAGSPWPETLADAAALSAATVLTDRAGVFDAEAYRRFRSEIAAC
- a CDS encoding ROK family protein; the encoded protein is MPDPEQSAAPEAAAAPVHALALDVGGTGIKAGLVTRDGELTRTWRRATRIERGPQPVIDTIADFAAELLEEAAAAGTPVAAAGFALPGIINEQTGVGVFSATIGWRDVPFRDLLGARLAVPVAIGHDVRAGGVAEARIGAGRGSARFVFLPLGTSIGGAIMIDGVPNLGPHGMGGEFGHIIVRPGGLPCGCGLRGCLAQYSAAGAVAARYAEAAGTPNAGALDVAARLAAGDPIAARVWDEAVDALADALLTTAALLDPDRVVIGGGLAEAGPTLMTPLAQALAAKATYHVLPELVTAELGDLAGCLGAGLLAWDLVP
- a CDS encoding SIS domain-containing protein, yielding MSGSEYVDAEIASQPDTWRRAAAIAVGPTAEALPKKGERVAVVGCGTSLYMAQSYAVLREQAGLGDTDAFAASEFPFGRAYDRVVALSRSGTTTEVLELLERLKGVIPTVAVIADPATPAPALADETIVLDFADEKSVVQTRFATTALTLFRAHVAAQSGTAFDVEKIVADAARCVTEPLPDGILEKTQFAFLGRGWTVGLANEAGLKMTEASLTWTQSYPAMEYRHGPISIASPGTVTWLLGQAPRGLSEQVEATGGQWLDGTADGRDPLAELIRVQRLAVALGGRKGLQVDTPRNLTRSVVLSEV
- a CDS encoding DeoR/GlpR family DNA-binding transcription regulator; amino-acid sequence: MRQEDRLGAILALLADHGSVGVVETAERLGTSQATIRRDLQALEEQGLVKRTHGGAVPAGVLYELPMRYRGARQQEEKSRIAELAAGLIDESAATVGLCGGTTTSEVARFLGMRGGLKIVTNALNIAAELALRPAIDLVVTGGTVRTESYELIGPVAERALEGFNLDASFLGVGGVSATAGVTTHHEVEAQTNRAMILQSARVIVVADGTKVGRRAFARIAEAALVSDLVTDPSADPAELDALRELGVRIHLAD
- a CDS encoding ArnT family glycosyltransferase yields the protein MPDRALVAALTALAAVVFGWGFQRGRTHPYYTAAVRSMGADWHDFVYGSFDPGGFITTDKLPGAFWVQALSVRMFGFHPWAVLLPQVLAATACVPLLFVTVRRWAGRHAGYAAAIAYTLTPVTVALSRTNIPDALMVFFMVVAAHALWRWADGGRRATWWLAASAMWLGVAFNVKMGQALLVVPVFAGTCFLLGAGTRWWRLGRAAAYGALVAAVSLAWMVFVTLTPASQRPYIDGSVHNSVWEMVFQYNGFGRIGGQGAGTDPLAGGAVLSGAGGPAGLGRIFGAASAGQISWLVPAAVAGLAAGLWAAWRAARKSTSAFGPDLTPELEASADSLTRQRFSSDRIRRKTTAGYLFWGGWLGIYGLAFCAATGIHSYYTSTLAPPVAALAGVAFVAAARGRTWQLPALVATTAGWAFLASRETPHYQPWLRWFVLGAAVVAIALLPWARISRNRALGAVSAVAVATAALAAPSVWAASVLTRRGDTMGSVAASAGPPQAMFGGRKNAAVNDEIQHGLRDFGRGPDPRVIRFLKRNRDGRPYAAAVDGSMTAASYLAANVPVLPMGGFTSDAPAPTVQGLARLVHTGQVRYVVVSGMRMGGRSVAAKDRDAWVTGHCHSIPGFAPGTGKTASGVFDCS
- the aspS gene encoding aspartate--tRNA(Asn) ligase encodes the protein MVHRVLAAELSAHAGETVQVSGWLHRRRELKNVTFLILRDRSGLTQAVLSGAVAEQLRDIPEETVLSFVGTVTANEQAPGGVEVVAPAAGPQVELLSSPAGTPPLDIYRPTVTASLPTILDGAPVTLRHPHLSAPFQITAASVAGFRSALDALDFTEIHTPKIVGSATESGANVFALDWFGRKAYLAQSPQFFKQAMVGVFERVYETGPVFRAEPSDTARHLAQYTSLDAELGFIADHRDVMAVVRHTLAGMTASVAERAAAAVDLLGVKLPTVPEQIPEIHFADAMEMLGQDEPDLSPADERALSEWALREHGSEFLFVTGYPMAKRPFYTHAQPDRPQYSNSFDLIFRGLELITGGQRLHRYEDYVAALAARGESTEAYEGYLANFKHGMPPHGGFALGLERWTMRLTEADNLRRTALFPRDLHRLTP
- a CDS encoding SigE family RNA polymerase sigma factor, translated to MDDDDTLGTGPEPAIPEPTARDPENVDADFTAFVAAQGARLLRLAELICGDPHRAADLTQTALERAYLRWHRIRADDPLAYVRRIIVNSYRDWWRLRRGREWSTDTVPERAVPWDVADRHAHQELVRAALSTLTRRERQVVVLRYYADLSEAAIAAELRIAPGTVKSCLSRALTRLRTLPEFAERGDPSNWKGDERENMTERMQSDV